The nucleotide window CATATTTTTTGCCTTTTTTCTGGCCGTCTGGCTGACCTTTTTGCCGGTGGCTCAGGCAGAAACCAATCACGAGCAAATGCATCCTGATCACGGGACGGCAACACCCCGTCAGGATGTAATGGTCGGCGAGGGAGAACCTGATCAAAGCATTCATGATCACACCCAAATGGTCATGGAAACCGAAAAACAGGAACCCGCACTTACCCAGCAGATTAAGGTTGAAGAACAATTGGGGAAATATGCGGCCCTGGACACCCGTTTTAAAGATGATAATGGCAATCCGATCAAGCTTGAAACTATTTTTGACAAGCCGGTTGTATTGCTTCCAGTTTATTTTATGTGCCCCTCTGTCTGTGATTTTTTGCAGGCAGACTTGGCAAATGCCCTGAACTTTGTGGATCAGATACCGGGCAAGGAATTTAATGTGGTTACCCTGGGTTTTGCCGATGATGAAGATCATACACATGCAAATATCGCCAAAACAAATTACAGCAACCTGATAAAACGGGATTTTCCCCTGGAAAACTGGTTTTATCTGACCGGGGATAATGAGAATATCCATAAACTGACCGATTCCCTGGGATATTATTTTATCAAGACAAAACCCCATTTTTATGTCCATCCCTCCGTGCTTGTGGTTCTTGCTAAGGACGGGAAAATTATCCGGTATCTGTACGGACCCAATTTTTTGCCTTTTGATCTTGGGATGGCAATCAGCGAAGCCGACAGGGGAGAACCCGGTATTTCAATCAAAAGAGGTGTGTTGTCATTTTGTTTTGATTATGACCCCCAGAAGAAGACCTATGTTTTTAAGATGTTTCGGATTGTTGGAACAGCTATCCTGATACTGGTGCTTGGATTTATTATATTTTTGCTGTATCCGTCAAAAAGAGACAAGAGTAAAAAAGATAAAACAGTATTTAAAAATGAAAATTCGTAAGAGTTTGTGAGGAGTTTATGGAAGGTGCAACATCTTTTTTTGAAACCCCTTCACCGGCAAGGTATAAGGGTGTGTGGTCCTGGCTGATCACAACTGATCACAAGCGCATTGGATTGATGTATATGTTTTCAATCCTTTTCTGGTTTTTGCTGGCCGTCCTTTTGGGGGGGCTTCTTCGTCTGGAACTCATGTTTCCCGGTGAAACGGTTATAGGCTCTGAAATATACAATTCAATGTTTACCCTTCACGGGGTTATCATGATTTTTCTGTTCATCATTCCTGGTATACCTGCTATTTTTGGAAATTTTTTTTTGCCCATGCAGATCGGAACTGATGACGTTTTTTTTCCAAAACTGAATCTTTTGTCCTGGTATCTGTATATGAGCGGCGGGGCCATTGCCATCATATCTCTTTTTTCAGACGGATTTGCCGACACTGGATGGACCTTTTATGTGCCGTTCTCCATTTCAACCAACACCAATGTTTCCACGGCGGTTTTTGCCGCATTTGTCCTGGGGATGGCCTCCATGCTAACGGGCTTGAATTTTATCACCACAGTACACAAGATGAAAAGAAAAGATATGGGCTGGATGCAGATCCCTTTGTTCACCTGGACCTTGTATGCCACATCCTGGGTTCAGCTGCTGGCAACGCCCGTGGTTTCCATCACACTGTTGCTGGTAATCATTGAACGTTATGTCGGAGTAGGGCTTTTTGATCCGTCCAGGGGAGGGGACCCGATTTTATACCAGCACCTGTTCTGGATGTATTCCCATCCGGCTGTTTATATCATGATCCTGCCTGGTATGGGGGTTATCTCGGAAATTATTCCCGTGTTTTCACGCAAATCCATATTCGGATACAAAGCCATTGTGGCTTCCTCCATGGCCATTGCCATTGCAGGCTCCCTTGTCTGGGCTCATCATATGTATACCAGCGGGATGAGCGATACGGCTATTTTCGTATTTTCTCTGCTGACTTTTGTGGTGGCAATCCCTTCGGCCATCAAGGTGTTTTCATGGGTGTCCACCCTGTATAAAGGTTCGATACAGATGGCACCGCCCCTGTTTTTAGCCTTATGCTTTATTTATCTGTTTTCAGTGGGCGGGTTGACCGGCCTTGTCCTGGGAGCCGCCGGAACAGATATTCATGTCCATGATACCCATTTTGTGGTGGCCCATTTCCATTTCACCATGTTCGGCGGAACCGGGTTTGCATTTTTCGCAGCACTGCATTATTGGTGGCCCAAAATGTTCGGGCGCATGTATGATTTTAAACGGGCCTATATCGGTGCCATCCTTGTTACGGGCGGGTTTGTGCTTCACTATGTGCCCATGTTCATTCTGGGGCTGCAGGGAATGCCCAGGCGCTATTTTGATTATCTGCCGCAATATGCAACCGGTAATTTTTTTGCAGGATTTGGTGCTTTTTTCATGATTATCGGGATCTTTTTAATGATGACCAACCTGATGCTTTCCTTTAGAAAACAACGGGATGCGGTTTCTGATCCATGGGGAGGCACAACTCTTGAGTGGCAGACACCCTCTCCGCCGCCGCTTCATAACTTTATAACAGAACCCGAGGTGTTGGCTTACCCCTATGATTTTACAGGGGTTGTGGAACGATATGCCTCCCAAAAAAAATGAAAAGAATGAAAAAAATGAAATGAAAAATAAAGGAGCATAAATGTCCTCTTCTCTTGATGAATCCGGTAAAAAGATGGGCATGTGGCTTTTTCTTTATACGGAGATCATCCTTTTTGGCGGCCTTTTTGTTCTGTATGCCGTATATTTTGCAAGGTACACCAGTGATTTTGTGGATGGCGGCAAAGAATTGAACCGCCTTTTCGGCGTTGTAAATACCGTCATTTTGCTGGTTTCAAGTTTTGCCGTGGCAGCATCCATTACGGCGATTCAAAAAAAAGAAAAAAAATGGGTCATGGCCGGGATTTTGACGGCCCTTTTGTGCGGCCTTGTATTTCTGGTCAACAAGTATTTTGAATGGAGTCACAAAATAGAATATGGAATTTTTCCCAATTCGGAAAAATTGGTGGATGGTCCTCCCGGTCAGAATATGTTTTTCGGGCTTTATTATGTGATAACAGGGCTGCACGGTGTTCATATTGTTATCGGCATGAGCCTTTTGTTGATCAGCCTTGTGCTGGTTATGAGAGAGAAAATTACTCATGACCGGTTTGCCATGCTTGAAAATTCAGGGCTTTACTGGCATCTGGTGGATTTGATCTGGATTTTTATTTTTCCTTTATTTTATTTGGTGATTTAGGAAGCGATTATGACGTTTTATATGAAAGAACTTATAATCTGTTGGAATCAATCTCTTTCATCTCTTGTTGTGGCAGATCAATCTGACATGGCCGTTATTTGGAAGATTATACAGGAGACAGTCCATGGAAAATAAACCGTTACAGCATTTTTTTGAATATAAAACGCTTTTTAATGTTCTTCTGGTATTATTGATGTTTACCGGTATCACTGTGGCCGTGTCTTTTATGGATCTGGGAAAGCTCAATGTCTGGATCACCCTTTTGATTGCATCCGTCAAAGCGTCCTTTGTGCTGCTTTTTTTCATGCACATGAAATTTGAAGGCAGGGTACTTTTACTTTCTTTTCTCGGAACTATTTTTTTTCTCGGCATCATGATCAGTTTTACATTCTGGGATGTTGCATTCAGATGAGGTGGAGATGAATGATATTGTAAATCCGGTTGCTTTGGTGGACCGGTCTTTTTATTTTATTATCGGTTTTTCGTTTGTTTTTTTGTTTGCCATCACCCTTGTGATGATCTGGTTTGTGATCCGGTATCGGCGCAGCAAACATCCAAGCCCGTCGGATATTCGTGGAAATCTGCTCTTGGAAACGGTCTGGATTGTCCTGCCTACCATTATCGCACTGTCCATGTTTGTGTCCGGGTGGAGATCCTATACCGGCTTGAGAAATGTTCCCGAAGGCGCCCTTGAAATAGAAGTGATCGGCCAGTCATTTTCATGGCTGTTTTATTATCCCAACGACAAAGAGACGGAAAGCGAAATCGTGGTGCCGGTGAACACGCCCGTGAAATTAAACATTACCTCGGCTGATGTGATCCACAGCATTTTTATTCCCGCCTTCAGGGTCAAGGTGGATGCGGTGAAAGGTCTTTATACCTATGCCTGGTTTCTGCCGGAAAAGACAGGGGAATACTTTTTCCAGTGTACCGAGTTTTGCGGCACGGGCCATTCCGACATGACAGGGGTGGTCCGTGTGGTTTCTCAAGAAGAATATGAAAAATGGGTCAACCAGGAAGATGAGTGGTAACAAAACCGACCTGGTGGTGCAGGCAGGGGGTTCAGGTTCAGTTCAAGCGATAACGCATTACCTGGAATTGTTTAAACTGCATCTGTGTCTCTATATCGGTCTTTCCGCCGTGTTCGGCCATGTTATGGCCTGTCAAAGTTTTTCTTTTGAGTCGCTTTTGGTAGGCATTTTAGTGCTGGTACTGGCCTGTGGATCTGCTGTTTTGAACAATATCCAGGACAGGGTGTATGATGGATTTTTTTTCAGAACACGCCACAGAAGCCTGCCCCAAAAAAAAGTACCCGTTTTTCATGCAGCAGTTATTGCCATAGTGATGATCTGGTGCGGGCTTTTTGGGCTTTTGCTGTTTACAGGACTTTTTTGTTTTTTCTGGGGGGGCATGGCATTGATCGCTTACAATGGCCTTTATACCCCTTTAAAAAAACAATCTTTGCTGGCTATTGTTCCCGGAACCCTGTGCGGCATGCTTCCGCTGCTGATCGGATGGGCTGCCGCAGGAAAGCCTTTGTCTGATCCCCATATCCTGATGATCATGGTGGTTATGGGACTATGGCAGATACCTCATTTTTTCATCATTCTGTTAAAAACCAAACCGTCCCCATCCGGAATGGCCGGTTACAACCGGTTCCCCTGTTTTACAAAAATCTTTTCTCCAAACGAAATAAAGCTGCAAATCCTGATCTGGACAAGCCTCTACAGCCTTGCAATCCTGCTGTTTTTGCTGAACGGCTCCATAAAAAATCCTTTGTTATCAAATCTTTCCGGGTTGAATGCCGTTATGATTCCTTTTCTTGTTTCAATAATGGTAATTAAATCCGGCAAATGGAATCTGCCGTTTGCCTTTGTCTCCATTAATCTGTCTGTGCTTTTTTTTATGGGTGCAGGAATTTTTGATAATTGTCTGCTGTGACAAGTGCAGTGTGTCCTTTCGGTTGGCCTGCGTGAATTAATTTTAACAGGATGATAAATTTCGGTTCTAAACTTTATTATACGAGGAGGAACCGATGAAACCAGCGACATCATCAACCACAGATTCTGCACTGGAAGAAGTCAGACAACAGTTCAGTGAATGGCGCAGGACAAAAATTGGCAGAGGACGTATCCCGGAATTTTTATGGCAGTCAGCCATAGGTCTGTTTAATACCGGAGGGTACAGCCTGCATAAAATTTCCAAAACATTAAGATTGAACCACACAGATTTTAAAAAACATGTAAACAAAAACCTTGCCGTCCCACAAGAAAAGACACCTGCCTTTATTGAGCTGGAACCGCCGGTATCTGATTCAGAATGTGTCATAGAGATGGAAAATATTTCCGGATCAAAGATGAGTATGTGCTTTCGGGGAAAGCCTGATCCGAATTTGATTGAACTGGGCAAATCCTTCTGGAGGAAACCGGCATGATTCAGGTCACCCCTCATATGAGGATATTTTTAGCCGTGGAACCGGTAGATTTCAGAAAAGGCATTGACACCTTTTAATACCCAGACAGCTCCCATGTGGAGAAAAATTCCAGCATAATTTTTTTATTCAATCTGGATTTTTTTGCATACGCTTCAATTGAAAGTGTGCTATATGCAGTTGTCATGGAAAACGACAGCATACTTACATACTGTGGCAAAAATGTAATAAAAAAGATATTGGGTTTACCACACCCATCAACGGAATGACTTGGTCATGAAAAAGATCCAGTTAACTCAGGAGGAGGTTGATGCCCTTTTGGAAAGGGTAAAGGCTAATAATCTCACCAACGGAGATTATGATATCATTAAATCCATGGCTGATGCTGTCACGATTTTAAGCCAGGCTCTTAATAAAAAAGCAACCTCTATAAAACGGCTGTTGACCATGCTGTTTGGTGCAAAGACTGAAAAAAAGGATAAGGTGTTGAAAAACACCACCACTACGAATAACAATAACACCACCGCCAACAATAATGATAAATCTAAAAAGGGTACTGCACCAAAACCCGGTTCAAATCAGAAAAAAGCGGGACATGGCCGAATACCGGCTTGTGACTACACAGGAGCCGACAGGGTCTCCATATCCCATGATAAGCTCAAGCACAAAGATCCATGTCCCTTATGTCCAAATGGTAAACTTTACAAAATCAAAGATCCCGGTGTTGCGATCAGGATAAACGGTCAGGCACCCTTGAATGCAACCGTGTATGAACTGGAGAAACTGCGCTGTAACCTGTGTGGAGAAGTCTTTACAGCAGCAGCTCCGGATAACACCACCGGAAAACAGTATGATGAAACTGCCAAAGCCATGATCGCCCTTTTAAAGTACAGCTGCGGTTTTCCCTGGTACCGCCTGGCAGGTCTTCAGAAAAGCCTGGGTATTCCTGTTCCGGCATCCATCCTGTGGGAAAATGCAGAATCATCAGCAGACCACATCTATCCTGCATTTGATGAACTCATGCGGCAAGCGGCCCAGGGCAACGTCTT belongs to Desulfobacula toluolica Tol2 and includes:
- a CDS encoding SCO family protein, translated to MIPVRSSPIFFAFFLAVWLTFLPVAQAETNHEQMHPDHGTATPRQDVMVGEGEPDQSIHDHTQMVMETEKQEPALTQQIKVEEQLGKYAALDTRFKDDNGNPIKLETIFDKPVVLLPVYFMCPSVCDFLQADLANALNFVDQIPGKEFNVVTLGFADDEDHTHANIAKTNYSNLIKRDFPLENWFYLTGDNENIHKLTDSLGYYFIKTKPHFYVHPSVLVVLAKDGKIIRYLYGPNFLPFDLGMAISEADRGEPGISIKRGVLSFCFDYDPQKKTYVFKMFRIVGTAILILVLGFIIFLLYPSKRDKSKKDKTVFKNENS
- a CDS encoding cytochrome c oxidase subunit I, which codes for MEGATSFFETPSPARYKGVWSWLITTDHKRIGLMYMFSILFWFLLAVLLGGLLRLELMFPGETVIGSEIYNSMFTLHGVIMIFLFIIPGIPAIFGNFFLPMQIGTDDVFFPKLNLLSWYLYMSGGAIAIISLFSDGFADTGWTFYVPFSISTNTNVSTAVFAAFVLGMASMLTGLNFITTVHKMKRKDMGWMQIPLFTWTLYATSWVQLLATPVVSITLLLVIIERYVGVGLFDPSRGGDPILYQHLFWMYSHPAVYIMILPGMGVISEIIPVFSRKSIFGYKAIVASSMAIAIAGSLVWAHHMYTSGMSDTAIFVFSLLTFVVAIPSAIKVFSWVSTLYKGSIQMAPPLFLALCFIYLFSVGGLTGLVLGAAGTDIHVHDTHFVVAHFHFTMFGGTGFAFFAALHYWWPKMFGRMYDFKRAYIGAILVTGGFVLHYVPMFILGLQGMPRRYFDYLPQYATGNFFAGFGAFFMIIGIFLMMTNLMLSFRKQRDAVSDPWGGTTLEWQTPSPPPLHNFITEPEVLAYPYDFTGVVERYASQKK
- a CDS encoding cytochrome c oxidase subunit 3, coding for MSSSLDESGKKMGMWLFLYTEIILFGGLFVLYAVYFARYTSDFVDGGKELNRLFGVVNTVILLVSSFAVAASITAIQKKEKKWVMAGILTALLCGLVFLVNKYFEWSHKIEYGIFPNSEKLVDGPPGQNMFFGLYYVITGLHGVHIVIGMSLLLISLVLVMREKITHDRFAMLENSGLYWHLVDLIWIFIFPLFYLVI
- a CDS encoding cytochrome C oxidase subunit IV family protein, with the translated sequence MENKPLQHFFEYKTLFNVLLVLLMFTGITVAVSFMDLGKLNVWITLLIASVKASFVLLFFMHMKFEGRVLLLSFLGTIFFLGIMISFTFWDVAFR
- the coxB gene encoding cytochrome c oxidase subunit II — its product is MNDIVNPVALVDRSFYFIIGFSFVFLFAITLVMIWFVIRYRRSKHPSPSDIRGNLLLETVWIVLPTIIALSMFVSGWRSYTGLRNVPEGALEIEVIGQSFSWLFYYPNDKETESEIVVPVNTPVKLNITSADVIHSIFIPAFRVKVDAVKGLYTYAWFLPEKTGEYFFQCTEFCGTGHSDMTGVVRVVSQEEYEKWVNQEDEW
- a CDS encoding UbiA family prenyltransferase, with product MSGNKTDLVVQAGGSGSVQAITHYLELFKLHLCLYIGLSAVFGHVMACQSFSFESLLVGILVLVLACGSAVLNNIQDRVYDGFFFRTRHRSLPQKKVPVFHAAVIAIVMIWCGLFGLLLFTGLFCFFWGGMALIAYNGLYTPLKKQSLLAIVPGTLCGMLPLLIGWAAAGKPLSDPHILMIMVVMGLWQIPHFFIILLKTKPSPSGMAGYNRFPCFTKIFSPNEIKLQILIWTSLYSLAILLFLLNGSIKNPLLSNLSGLNAVMIPFLVSIMVIKSGKWNLPFAFVSINLSVLFFMGAGIFDNCLL